tttataattcaacttctttgttttttggcgttttattaatttTACATTCATGGCGTTTTTTTCTTTTGCATGCTATGGCGTGTTTTAGcttacatgcaatggcgttttacTAGTTTACAttcaatggcgttttattattGTTTCATTTATCATGGCATTTTCATATGCAGATACTCTATGGTATTTGTACCGTTCACTGGTATAGACAATCATCACTGCAATGTTACATTTGGTGCAACATTGTTGGCGTCAGAAACTGCTGATACGTATATTTGGTTGTTAAGAGTTTTTCTTAAAGCTGTTGGTTCTCAGCCAAAAGTTGTTGTCACTGACCAAGATCCAGCGATGAAGAAGGCTATTTCTACTGTATTTGTTGACACGAGGCATCAGTTATGCATGTGGCATGTGATGCATAAACTTTCTCTGAAGGTTGTTATGCTTTTTTTTACCTCTGGCGTTTTAGTATTCAATGTGTTTTAAGATACATGGCGTTTTGTACCTTGTtactgttttttttaatttagttttatcttttgtttttttatatatgtgtGGCGTTTTCGTGTTATTTATAGGTTAGTGTTAGGCTATGCAATTCCACCAATTTTAAAGAACGTATATGTGGTGTTGTGTGGACGGATATTCTCACACCTGAAGAGTTTGAACGTATATTTGGTTGTTAAGAGTTTTTCTTAAAGCTGTTGGTTCTCAGCCAAAAGTTGTTGTCACTGACCAAGATCCAGCGATGAAGAAGGCTATTTCTACTGTATTTGTTGACACGAGGCATCGGTTATGCATGTGGCATGTGATGCATAAACTTTCTCTGAAGGTTGTTATGCTTTTTTTTTACCTTTGGCGTTTTAGTATTCAATGTGTTTTAAGATACATGGCGTTTTGTACCTTGttactgtttttttaatttagttttatcttttgtttttttatatatgtgtGGCGTTTTCGTGTTATTTATAGGTTAGTGTTAGGCTATGCAATTCCACCAATTTTAAAGAACATATCTGTGGTGTTGTGTGGACGGATATTCTCACACCTGAAGAGTTTGAATTAGAATGGGAAATGGTTATTGCAGAATTCAATTTAGAAGATAATGACTGGCTATCTGATATTTTTGCACTTAGGGAAACTTGGATCCCTGCGTACTATAGAATGGAGCCTATTTCTGGTCTTATGCGAACGACATCCAGGTCGGAGAGTGAGAATCATTTTTTTGGTCAAGTGTGCAATTCGAAAGCTACTCTTGTTGAGTTCATGACGCACTATGAGACTGCAATAGAAGCACGGCGTCACACACATTGTAAAAATGATCATGAATCTCGATACAAAAGACCCCAGTTGAAGAGTAGTTACAAAGTGTTGGAAGGGCAAGCTGTTGATATATATACAAAAAGTATTTTTTGTGACGTTTAAGCTGAGTTATTGGAGTTGCGGATTGCATAAATCAACGTTACGAAGATCAGCCtaatgggtttgttaagttttatgtAAATGACTTCCAACAGCTTTGTACATCCTTATTTGAGGTAAATAATGGCGTTttggtttttatggcgttttctgtTAATGGTGTTTTATCATATGCAATGTGttcttttcttttttagttttttttagacaAACATTCTATGCATGGCGTTATAGAGatattgtttttggcgtttttcaggTATTGTTCCGTAAGTCTGATTGCACATGCAGACATTTTGAACAGTTTGGTTTGCTATGTAGACATATATTCTATGTTTTGAGACTTATGGACATCATggaatttccaaaacaatacattCTGAATAGATGGCGCAAAGAGGCCTCCCCAAACTGCTCTCCTGAATTCTCAATTAGTCGTGAATATATGCCTGAGCTTGATCCTGATGTGCAAAGTATGATGCGAGATGTTATTTATTCAACCGAATACACTTTGAACCGTTTATCTGATAATAAAGAGGAGCTTtccttatacaaggatcatgTTCAATCTTATATGAAGAAGGTTCAAGATATGCAGATTGTTGCTCCTCCCGCTAGTTCTAGGGATAGGTTTGCCGAGATAACTGGTCaatataaaaatgacaaaaatccGATAAGAGTCCCTGTAGGTTATAAATCCAAAGGTTCTAGTTCTCGGAAGTGCCTGAAAGAAATTAAAGTCGAAACCCGGGAACAAAGAAAGACAGTGTCAGAACTGCAAAGCCTATGGACACTACGCATCAACATGCAAACAGGCCGTAATTAAAAGAAGATCGACAAGGTCTTCGAGAGACAGTGAagagtagtttggcgttttgtatttgtCATTCTTACAGATCACATACAGTTGTCTTTGGGACAGTTTAGAGGACTTTGGCGTTTTTTTATTTCAATGCTATAGAACACAAACATTTCTCAGTTTAGCGTTTTTTTtgcatgtttttcttttttctatcTCTTTGTTCATAACATGCTGCTTCGaagttaaataaaaaacaatataagATTGGGCAAGGAAATCaaacgacaaaaaaaaaaaaaaaacaataacacCACTAAATAAAACTTCCATAAACTTCTATTTTTTGGTCGTgctaaactcaataatgttttgctgaacgaaatggataacattgttaatcctcagtcaaGAAAGATGTGTAACAATGTTATCCATCCCGTTTAGCTAAACTTTATAGAGAACAAAAATAGAATCTCCATGAATGGCTTTTTTTGAAGTTTTGTGGTTTTTGTATATTTAGGCgtttatattgaggatgttgctcaTTGCATAGAGTgaaagtttattgagaaaattttGTATATCAAAGAAACATGGATTTGAATCTTTAATATTTTTGGCGTTTATAAGATGAATGGTGTAGAGGAAAATATAGGTTTTGGTGGTTTTGGTTTGGATTTTAGTAATTCTGAGAGTTTGTGTATATAGGAAGTTTTTGGCGCGTTTTTAGGCGCGATTTTTATTGCAGTAAATGCTAGTAATAAAGTTACGTCATTTTagtactgtttgttcagctttatcggttaaaaaacaaagtttggcgttttatatctatgACGTTATCTTATGATGAAGTGTACGTGTGTTGAGGCGGATTTTAATAGcgtgagtttggcgttttatgtaagtcaaaagaccattttacccttaatgaagcgcgccaGATTAATAAAAATGATTTTATTTATGAAGATGCCACCGcgtcatctagtccatagattgttttgatctgacgattcATAAGCGTTCTccccgttctcacacttttgagcgttttctctaaatcccgaccctatatatatatatatatatatttatatatatatgtttgtaggagaaggatccgttaggaaccaccctttattgcgagaaccagtgtgaacacaaacagtaatacctaaaaaaaatctaaaaaacacccaatttttttttactattttgttttggaaaaatcgctatatttcgttgataataaaaaaatttcaaatttttttttcgagtaacagttatccatgcacatatgcatatgtatcatttctttgacaaattccgtaattcattacaaatatttaacaattgcactttcatttacactagcacgtgtaatacactactttttaagttaacaatattagaaatgcacatgtgcatctatatgtatcaacatgaaataaggtgttttggtacactattttgaatacactttctctttcatctatcattccatccataatacacaagcatgcacatgtgcatttttgtcatttctttgacaaattccgtaattcattacaaatattagacaattccacttttatttacactaccatatgtaatacactactttttacattaccaatattagaaatgcacatttgcatctatatgtatcaacatgaaataagttgttttgatacactactttgaatacactttctctttcatctatcataccatccattatacactaccattacctcctaccatccataatacaataccattatctcctaccatccataatacaataccattaccaatactttcactttattacatgtatataaacaccatttataccatccaatcaatatattacatcataaattgacaactataaccaaaccatcaaccactagatataactaaccaaaaaacatgtatatgggcctagttctccattcaaaatcacaaactttttgtacagaaacacgttatatcatggttatacctaatgatgcacatgtgcattttgaatattggtaatgtaaaaagtagcgtattacggatggtattgtaaattaaagtgtaATTATCTAATactgataacgtattaccgaatttgtcgaagtaatgctacatatgcacatgtgcatggataactgttactcgaaaaaaaaaggttttttttttgtaacgaaatatagcgatttttttttaaatattaaaaaaaagttttgagtgcttttttttttattttatttggtattcacattggttctcgcggttctcgcaataagggtggttctcaaatgaaccttaccctatgtttgtatacatatatataggcttTGGTTCAAAtaagaaccaccacgagttgtaagaaccatgagaactcctATTTCTCGCGTGAGTTGGGCCACAATTTTTTGTACAAACGTAGattaaaatattataaacacCTCTGTAAAAAAAGCAAAGAAAAATTGTCGACTCGGAAGTTTTGCCTGATGTAAGTTTAGTTTACGCACCGATGTAAATTTTGTTATGACGATAATTTTTTTTACACCTCATGTAAATTTGTGTATGCggcattttttttttatttttttttttttttgctgaaacaagAGATTTTTTTAGAAAAACTTTTGGATGAcctagttctcatggttctcacaactcatggtggttctcattttaacctaacgttgtatatatatatacgggtATGGTTAGTGTAAAAGGGGTGGTTTTGTGAGATGTGTAAAAAGTGTTTTAAGCCATTAGATATTGTagttaatggttgagatcaaaaagggcttaaaatataaattatgttttctt
The sequence above is drawn from the Helianthus annuus cultivar XRQ/B chromosome 12, HanXRQr2.0-SUNRISE, whole genome shotgun sequence genome and encodes:
- the LOC110892923 gene encoding protein FAR-RED IMPAIRED RESPONSE 1-like codes for the protein MYVKYAKECGFSVRKGTTKTNSKGVLHIKYFLCTRAGVYKDKKVDTLDPNQKERVVRSNFSKRTDCGALLCVEYENGFWKVYKFFEEHNHELVERPDKHFLPTERHLTQLQKHVIHSMSKLNLGPVKAFNVMKTCFGGFEDMGARKVEFKNYKRYSMVFVPFTGIDNHHCNVTFGATLLASETADTYIWLLRVFLKAVGSQPKVVVTDQDPAMKKAISTPKVVVTDQDPAMKKAISTVFVDTRHRLCMWHVMHKLSLKVSVRLCNSTNFKEHICGVVWTDILTPEEFELEWEMVIAEFNLEDNDWLSDIFALRETWIPAYYRMEPISGLMRTTSRSESENHFFGQVCNSKATLVEFMTHYETAIEARRHTHCKNDHESRYKRPQLKSSYKVLEGQAVDIYTKNKHSMHGVIEILFLAFFRHIFYVLRLMDIMEFPKQYILNRWRKEASPNCSPEFSISREYMPELDPDVQSMMRDVIYSTEYTLNRLSDNKEELSLYKDHVQSYMKKVQDMQIVAPPASSRDRFAEITGQYKNDKNPIRVPAFILRMLLIA